The window CTAATAGTTTGTACAATGATTTAGGGTCTCTGAAAGGGTGGTAATACTTATgcaatagaaaatattataatattctttgaaaatctaacttacTTACACAATAACagaacttttttttacttttgtcagCTTAAAGTAGACTGTatagattctaaatataaagttcCCTTTGAAAGTTTTATGATTGCATGCTTAAACAGcaacaaaatttagaaacatcGCAAGGGGTGAATACTTTAGCAAGGTTCTGTATGTAATAACAATTATGAATTTTATGaatcttaattaaaatattatttttacagtggCTGAAACgtgcaaaataataaatgttaagagTTTGGAATATTATGGTTAAAGGGAATTTTAACTTCACATGAAAATAAAAGTACCGGGTAGCTGGTAAACAGCAATCATTATTCTTATATGGAAAAACATAGAAATTAATGTACTGTGAACATATATAAAGGGATTTCCTAAATGGCCATATGGGAAAGAAATTTGGACAAATCTTAGAAAAGAAAGTTAGGTCAGCAGTTGGAAAAACAATTTAGAAATGCCTGGATGGGATTTTGCAAAGGATGTGGCATAGATGTCACATTCATGCTATGACAGCCGTGAGAAAAGATAATATAATACAATCCACATTTGAATTTAATTATATTGACTAAGAAAAAGCATTTGATTGAGAGTTTAAAAAGTACTAAAAGATTGTGGCATAAAGGGCAAATTACTGTATAAGATAACAAATTGGAAAGTCTTAGCATATGACGTACGTCAAGGATGTCATGTTGCCCCTTCTCTTCATAAGAAGCAAGTTTAATGTCAGAAAAATCAATAAATTCACGTTCACAAATTACCAATTCTtgtttaacacaaataaaaaacaaactacttcagGACCACctcaataaatgtaaaaaatataatatgagAATTAGAAAGGCTGAAGCAGAAACAGTGAGGACTGGGGAAATATCAGGACAACTAAACTAAATATTGAGGAGACCCACCCAATATAAGGATTTCAAGTATCTTGAGCCCATCTTCATTGGAGATGGCAAATTAAGAAGAGAGATAGAAATCAAATGTCAGAaagcaaacaatatattttattaaatatcccTATGGTGTCTCACCAATGCATCCTTTTAGAAAGGAAAAGACCACTTAGTAACATTTAATTTCCAATCCTCACATATCGCTGCCACACATTGACTATCaataagaaaatcaaacaaacaataacattatgTGAAACAAAATGCCCCTGTAAAGCTATCATTAAGACCAGGTTAAATAAAGTAAGAATTTAAACAATCAGAAAACAGCATAGATGGAAACAAGGACTGAAACATATAGAAAAGCAGAAATTGAACAAGAGGCAGATGAGTTCAAAGCAGCTATCAACAACAGCATTTAATTTAGAACTAAGAGAAAACGGAAGCAGAGGAAGACCCAGGAAGTGTTCAATACAAGGAGTAAAAAAACGGCTAAAAACATGAAAGTAATGATTTCCAAAATGCCACACCTTGCCTTGAAAAGATGTTTGCATCTCCCATGATGCTGAAAGTCATAAGTggggaaaaaaagaaagagagaaagctgcaaaataatgaaaaactatcAGTAAAATACGATCTTATGCCAAGTTGTTTTAGTGGTTAAGcatacagctacacaatgggctatctatgtgcTGCACAGATTCAGTATCGAAAACCAATTTTTGGCATTTTAAGCCTTGAGGTATACAGCTGAGCCACTTGGAGGGGTCACtggttatttaatttgtttgttcaacAATTTACACACAAAGAACTATTTATGCATAACCAGCCCTAATTTTGTGCTCTATGACTGCTCTTCTGAACAAATACTGATGtttgactatcacttttataGTGCAACCATGATCCCAAACAGAGATATTCATTGCTTTTTTGGCAGTGTAGGATGAATCCTCAATCCTTAGATTCTCATTTCTAACACAATAAGGCACACTTATTTAATAACTGGTTGCTGAATCTggtgttattttcattttaacttgcAATCacttagaaataattaattattaaaatatttttgaactcgTTAGAACTAGAATCTTGTAGGTTAAATATTATATCATACAATtttaacaaagtaatatatttttcttttatctatcATAATTTACTTGTAAAAGCCACTGTTTATAATTGTACTTCATCAATTGACAATAATTCCTAGTTCCTACCTCGGATGTATCCTTTGCTATAAGGGTATTGTCTGAGGTGATGTGAGGCTTCTTATATACACCAGAAGGTGCTGTCAAGGTGCTGGTTGAACCAGGTTTATGTTCAGACGCAACTTGAGAAGTAGTTGTCGAATGACTTTGAGTTGTATGAAGAGTAGTCGCTGAACTTGGATGAGTTTCTGTAGTTGTCAGAGAAATAGTGGTTGAAACTGGTTGAGATATAGGTGTTGCTGGAGGGGTAGTGGTTAAATTCGACTGAACTTCGGACGTTATTGGAGAAATACTGTTTGAACTGGATTTGACTGTGAATGTTGTTTGAGAAGAAGTGGGATGAGCTTCAAAAGTTGTTGAGTTATTAGAAGTTGAAATTGTAAGAGCTTCAGAAGTAGTTAAAAAGTAAGAGCTTGAACTGGACTCGTCGACGAATTCTGTTGAAAAAGTACTGTTTGAACTAGATTGAGTTCTAAAAGTCGTAGGAGAAGCAGTAGATGTATTAAGTTGAAATTCAAAATTCGTTGAAACCATATCAGCAACATTTTGTTGATGTTGAAACTCTGTTGGAAAATTAGTGATATTCAGTCTAGACTTGTCGCCTAAGAATGAGCTGACCAAATCATTAAACAGAGAAAAACTGGAGACTTTTGTTGGTTTCATAGTGGTCATATAGTCAGTGCCAATGGAATATTCTACTCCATTAACTAgccctttaaaataaaattaaaaattaaacgttAACCAGAACTAATCAAACGAAACATCAATCTCTGTTTCAGGTACTAAAAAGTTGTTGTGCTTAAATACATTAGAAATAGGAAAAACAGAAAATACTCTGAATTAATTAGGTTCAAAATCAAGgaagatatttaaaacaataaaatcattttaaaatgtaaaagaagaAGCAAGCTGCAACACAGTGAAGAGTCGTCAATAGACTGTTCATGTAGACCTCTCTTACTAATTAAACAAGACTAGATTGGTTGATTACATCTGCTAAGTACAGGGAACTTAGCTTTTCAGTTGACATAAGGAAAATACCCCTAACATATTTTGTGATGGTGACTATCTACATCAGCGTGTGGAATGGCTTTTGAATTAACATACAAAACCTATGTTCATCTGTATGTGaaatgtgtattataaaaatatcgaAGTGTTGGGATTGtcttttaaataactatttctaaaAATGAGAAAATGCTAAATTCATCTGTATTTTGTGTGATGGTCTTGAAAAGATTGGGTGCAAACAAACCTCCCATGCCAAGAGCAACACTGGCTTCTCATTGTGGAAAAAACAACTTGAGAATCTGTAGAAAGTCAACCAAAAGTGTCCATTTGTGAAGACACTCACCTTTCAAATCTTTTACTGTAACATGCAAACTTCGAGTTCACTAACATATTCTTCACACTGAAGGCAAAAACTAACGAcattaaaagcaataaaacaaagCTTTTGAACATTAGTGAAACAAACACTTAATTATGGACTAAtgtttataacactatgtaacaaaatatttacttttttttttgttcctgggtagaaagtgttatttcccaattcctTGTGCCTaaagcaaaggaaaaaaaaaagacctatttttttcttaaaactttgcttttgtgacctgggtaatgaaattttccaaTTTACCCATTTTaaagaacattccaggtagattcagtgctgcgTAGCTggtagagaattttctcgaacttacaaaaattttcaaaaacgttttagaatgttgtagagcttacataaaattttctagaatgttgttgaacgtcactcgtcaagatgggctctgcttctgccacaatgtatccggtctgtgcgaggcaactgGAACTGCCTGTAACTCGAACGAGTGGCGTCTCTTcaattgatagctcatccagaagcctcagagctgtgctgctccataactgaattaagtatccgtctcttcccctggcttattcagtgcacctcaaagaagTACACAAtagtgtcaagaccttgctaaaagccttgaactatgatgagtatggctgagaGGTTATCGGAAACTTCAGAATGGTGAAactcctgatgggtctccaagggggctttaccaagtttccctgtaaTTTCCGCATGGAAACCGCAGcgtactacaacaggaagcattggccacaacggaccaagttctctgtgaggaggcacaatgtcaaatgtgagccactagtggacctccagaaggtattGTTCTCACACTTGCACAAACatttgggtcttatgaaacaattttttcacagctcttgataaggagtctgcagccttcaagtaccttcaagacttcttccctgagCTGTCTGTGGCAAAgttcaaagctggtgtcttcgttggaccacaaataaagaagatcctggagtacacagaattccCCATGAAGCTAAATAGGAAGGGAAAAAGCCTGGGTCATCTTTGTCGCAATGGTTGGAGACTTCTTGAGCAATCataaggccaaaaattatgtggaactggttgaggctctggtgctgaagaactacggcaaaaagGGCTGAAGGATatctctgaaagtccatatccttgacgcctatcttgataaattcaaggagaatatGGGAGCATAcacagaggagcaaggcgagtgcttccacaAAACATACTGGACTTTAAATGCTGCTACCAAGaagcatataacaaaaatatgatggAATACTATTTTTGGGGGCGAAtatgtaaaagtgatttacattacagtcgcaaatctcgaaaactactcacttctaaatatttttgttcatttttgtatagctttagtaaAAAtccatgtaaatcttgattcatatgttgttttattcagaccttacataaatgaaaatgtgcaaatttgcccgtttctacataaaaaatagattaatttctagatttcattattcaggtcacaaaaccaaagtttgaagggcgtaatgaccattttctgtacttttacaacataagcaattaagaaataacacatactatccaggaacaaaatttgtgttacatagtgttatcatagCCTCTTTCCGCATGCAATTAGAGGATGTGATACAACGTTGATTCTTTTTGACCAACCAGCACTTTAGATACAAAGTCAATTCACTGATTAAAAAGTGCAGTAAACAAAAGATTTTGGTGGCATGGAAGTAAGTTCTTGTTGCCCTGTAGGTGAGAAAGTTagtatgaagtttattttaatttttgcaatCCATTATTGTACAATTCATACATGTTTCagtttgtgttattattaaatatctaAGGGTATCAAGTTTTTAGTGGATTTGATCCTCAGGATAAACTTGAAGAAAATAATTCTTGTGTTTCTGCCATGGTAAGTTATTTTAGTGGACTAATAACATGCTAGAACaaatatataccataggtattATCACATTGGGCTATAGGTGTAGGGCTATACATTTATAAACTAAGATGATTTCGTAAGTAGTACATTAGTTGTTtcgaagttttgttaataaatgtttgaatgtGTAATGCATGCTAAgtctattattattttacttacgtTTGTTAATGATAGCATACTGGTTTATcatgaaacatgatttttatattaCGAAATCACAGAACACTAATCTGTAACTTacgattaatatatatttgatgagctttctacaaagacaaaGCTAATACATCACATTTTACCGAAATAGTGTTTCAAAATCCTTCTAAGGAAAATATCTGTGTTTAAATAGTCGATAAACTAGTTTTTCTAAGCCTTCAAAGTGAAATTGTTTAGTTTGCATTGACtccttttttcattcatttttctagTGATATGACTAATACGTCTCGTGataaatttagtgtttgttttccAATAACATTACACTAATGAAAAATATGAACTCTAACTAGAATAGTAATATGGATTTACGTAATGCAGAAATGTTCATTCGGAAGTTAATGCAGTATTTTATAAGTTAAGATGTTTATAATATCTTGAAATTtcgttaataaatgtttcagtacaCTTGTGAAGTCTGTAATTTTACATCGTTAATGTAACGATAAACAATAAATGGTGAGGATTTATGACATGTGAAAGAATAATCATttgatttataatgaaaagtCTTATTAAGATTATGATTATCAACTCTCttttcagttataaactatgTTCATTTATCGATAAATGTAGTGAATGCTTTAGTTAACTAATACGTTTAAATGTTATACTGACCatgaaataaagtttgaaaaaatacGGAAATATAATTTCTGGTTTATctgtaagttttataaaaatcaaagtattgtttatttgagCGTTAGGCTCACCTGTCACTTTATATTACACGATGATCAAACTTTGTAAACTTGGCTTCTTCTGGGATGCGCCAGCAGTAGGCCAAACGAATGACCTATCTGTATCAAACGTTCGTTTTCCGAAATGGTAAGAATGTTACTTAATAAGTCTATATGCGAGAAACAAGCCACAGGAAAATATTTCTATCCAGATAAAGGTAAGAATagttacagttaaaaataattatttaaacatagaTTCTATAAActttagcaaaataaataaacttataaaacaaaacataagattTAAATTAGTGTGCGTAtatttgttatagcaaagtcacattgaactatctgctgtaTTCACCTAGGAGAagcgaacccctgagtttagtgTTGCatatccgaagacttactgcagTTGTATTAAGGGCCTTTATATAAGTATACTTTTCAGGGTGGTATATGTTATACAATTTTACTGTTACAGATGTGGATTAGCAATAAGTGTTTTAGATAGAAATATCAAAgacaaaaaagtacaaaatgcaaaataaatatagatGTGAAAACGACagaactaattaattaatgaaatgttttatacataaagtCATGGATATTTGTAAAACTATGTAAGGTAAATTAGTGACTATAATATTTGCTGTGTTAGATAATTGGGacattaatataatattcatgataaaactgACATATGTAGCAGTGTTTTAATAAATGTCtcgttgaaataattattttacttgttaaagCAAATATGTCAAATACTATGGAACTACAGAAACACTGCCATTGGTTACAACGTctgactaaaataattttatacttattaaaactttttaataacgACATCATCCAATCATAGAAGCACTGTCAgcatttatataatatatgtaatataaagaGGAAAAACTATAAAGTTATTGCGCGATATTCAAAGATGTTATTACAAAACATCTGCGATtttaatgacagatatttgtaaAAGTGTATTATGCAAATATGGTAAAATACTACTGATTAATTCATCTTCCTAACTAACAAACAGTGTTCACATTTATCTCCGAACGGCCGGTGTGGGTATTAACAGTCTTACTGGtaaggtttgttttggaatttcgcacaaagctactcgagggctatctgtgctagccgtccctaatttagtagtgtaagactagagtttgCAGCTAGTCAAACCACCGCCAATTGTGACCTTCAACTAGGTCATCTTAACGCCCCAGGCTAAGCATGTTTAAAAACCCGCGAGTTTGTACTGGTGacacattttgaccttcctaggtcatcttcaagtaaagaaaagaatatGTGACGGTTGACTTACGAACTAGAGCATAAACggatacgggattgtagggggcgttgcaggtggatgttaggttattaattagtataagttttaaggtgttcctttatactggtttaattttggttttagctTATGTATAgctagggcttctttgattttgcgttagtttatatttgtttccctccTTAATATGTGGgtattttctatagttatgttatgtttatttgatttgcagtgttcaaaaacgtgtgaaggtgtttctttttttgttttttgaatctagtttccatttttctgtttgattctctaatatagaagtcgtggcagtttttgctagaagactggtgatccactctaaacaaacaccaacaaaacaacggaaaacaaccaccagaaagaagacaacttcgacaacagTTACAtcgacaaccaacaacctatctttccagaTAGAACTGAAAACACCTATTTCCCtgaaacacttcaaaacagtatcttaaatatgtttttcaaagaattttcacacaaaactataaacacaatcttacagaaaagaaatctaaaaacCAGCCTCACACAAAAAGACGTTAATTCTGTAAACAGCTTAAaccaagacaacaacatcaaaattctaaaaacagataaaggcaatgctattgttataataaatacaaaccaatacattcaaaaaatgaacaacatcttgCCAGATACAAAGAAATTTAGACTACTAAACGCAAATccaatataaacacacacatgaaaaccagttaaacaaaatactactacaaatgaaaaaaaccagaaaaatctcagaaaacatttattattacctacaacttcggtaaatatatagcgtggtaattttctaaatatgtaacatcagccggctccttttttcaaatactcttttaactttaaaatatattcttaatcaactaaatcataaagccttaatggccagttttgatgtaatctccctcttcacaaaAGTCTCagcaactgaagcctgcaagatagctttagacaTTTATATCCAAGACCTCAACCCATTGATatacattcccagcaaccaattagcaaccctgatagaattcactaccaccaaaactaactttatattcaataaccaaactacctacaaataaatggcctaagtatgtgGAATCCcatatcaccagttctagctaacatttttatgacacatatTGAATCACAAGCGACCAATTCAGTCTTACACCCACCACCATATTattacaggtatgttgatgatacagttcctggattcacatctacagaacacacacttagtgttttttttcactcatgttaactcgatacaccctaacattaagttcacaagtgaacaggaaaaaacaacaaccaaatagcatttcttaacctcattTCCTATGACTCAGCACATTAAACAAAGCAACAAcgcaacatattaagaaaccaaataaacactgacacaaaactatgctcacctaataaaattaacgattaaatcaacaaaataaaacaacattttatcaacatcaacaaatttcctcaaaaaccgTAGAAAAAATAATACGCACACACTagaccaaaaacaaacaaacaacaacaaatcctaagatacaacaaactacaaaaccgtACACTCTTGCATACCCTACGTTCCCGACaccagcaaaaaaaaacaaaacaatatttagaaaaaaacatatcaaaacacaacattccagtgtcaccaaagttattcaaaaaccaggcacaaaactgaagtccatactatgtaaaaactacactgacacacacaacaccaacataatttataaaatacaatgcaacaactgccacgacttctatgttagagaaacaagcagaaaaatggaaactagatttaaaaaaaaacactttcacacgattttgaacactgcaagtcaaatttacacaacataaccatagaaaatacccacatattaaatagggaaacaaatataaactaacgcaaaatcaaagaagacTTTCCTATAcggcaactaaaaccaaaattaaaccagtgtaaaggaacacctttatacctgtaccaattaataacctaacattcatCTGCAACACCACCTACAATCCCGTATCCgattatactctcgttcctaagacatcTACCCAgcaatggtcacattcaaactctctttttcttaacctgaagatgacctaggaagaacgaaacgttgttctctccttataagtaaaagtgttaatacccataccagccgttctgagatgcattttttatttcgaatgggtttctagtcatcaagAGTGTCcacatttgtaaaacaaaatattttaatgttttactttaaaaatgaagCTGTTATTGTGATAATTGTACAACAGTTTATGTAAActtgataaaatacattaaaaactctGGTTGTTACTATAGAATTGATAACATACAGATCTACTTTACCCTCTGGTAGTTCGTTCGCTAACTATTTGGGCACTCATCATACCAACACACTCTTTATTGCTGCATCATGGATCTGTGactcctgtttgtttgtttgtttttgtaatttcgcacaaagctactcgagggctatgtgtgctagccgtccctaatttagcagtgaaagactagaaggaaggtagctagtcatcaccacccaccgccaactcttgggctactcttttaccaacgaatagtgggattgaccgtcacgttataacgcccccacggctgaaagggcgagcatgtttggtgcgaccgggattcgaacccgcgaccctcagattacgagtcgaacgctttaacccacctggccatgctgggcctgaacACTTGTTTCAATAGACATTGTTCAAACTCGTCATCAGATGTTGAATAATGAGCATCACAGAAAAAACAATACAGGTTTGTATGTTTACaaacatgtatatatgtgtgtgtgtacttcaAGTTATGCACAACAAATATATGTGAAACGTATTAGTCTAGAAATAAGCCTGTATAAAAACGTTCAGGTTCTAGGGGAAAATACATCTTATGTAAATGATGTAAAGTTCAGTAAGAGATAAACTATTTACTACAGTTTCATCCCAATCATCATAGCAAACATGATCTCGTCGTCAAGCTCGGTTGTAATATGCACAGTGTTGACGCAGATCTTAAATTGTTTCATTCTGGAACTTTACCTCATTTACCATTTACATGTGATGATAAACAAAACTGCATAAAATAGGAAAACAATACCAATGATTGTAAAAAGAGCCAAGAAGATCCCCTGGTACCATATATTATTTCTTCTCATTTTTGTCAACAATTCAGATTCAAGATGTAAAACGTCTCGAAATTTCATGTACGCCACTCTGTTACTGAAAGAAAAAGTATTTACAGTGAATTGTAAAATTATTCACCCatacaaataatgttatattttgatacaatacaaataatgtaaacatttttattagctTGTTCTTATTCAAAACTCTAATGATTAAACTTAATACTGTTATGTTTAAAGGAAGATGAATATTACCAGAACCTGTGTagaaatatataaactgaaatttgCTTATTGCTTAATTAGTTATCCTATTAAGTCAGCATTTGGTGGAAAACACCTTTGACAGTAGTTACTCTGTGAGTTGCTTTTAATAGGTTTCTACCAGCTTTGCACAATGGGATGATGTAATGTTTGTCCATTTTTTCCTGGCAAAATTGTTTCAATTCTGAAAAGTTTCTTGATGGATTGCGATCTTCTAGTCTTACTATAAATTTTATGTTGGAGTCAAATCATGACTTTGACTGGGCCATTTCAGAACATTcacattatttttttgtaaatactcTAGTGTGGCTTTAGGTTATTTCTTACCACTTGCCCATACATGGCATACATGAGTAGGGATCGGAATATTGTCAATGTATGAACACTGAGTCCTATCAAAAACACGGAACTCTACATACCTTTCAAAGTCACTGTTGGTTTCACAGTGGCATCCCTAATCATTTTTCTCTTGCCCTGCTGTTTAGTTTGAATAGGCGGTCTGAACTTTTTAATGATGGACTTCATCGTTCCCAGAGGAATAATCAGCCACTTTATAATCTTCTTCTAACCTTCTCCTAATCTGTGCTTATCTTTCATTTAATCTCTGATTTGTTTGGAAAGCTCCTTGATCTTTATTGTCGGTTTGTCATATCGCTGTGTGATTTGTGATTTGAACAGATGCATTTACTCTGAATTCAAGTTAAaccacttttattacaataatttcgTGATCTTTCAAACTAAAATTTGCACCTGAACTGATTTAGGATATTTGTAGCAAAGCTGTTGAATACTTATGCAAGTGAGAATATTCAAATTGTCTTTGAAAATCAATCTTATTCATATAATAGCAGCGTTTTTTTTAGCTTtctcagtttggtttgttttgaatttcgcgtaaagctaaacaagggctatctgcgctagctgtccctaatttaactgggtaagactagaggaaaggcagctaatcatcaccatccatcgccaacccttgggctactcttttaccaacgaatagttggattgaccatacattataacgccccaacggctgaaaaggcgatcatgtttggtgtgacagagattcaaaccagCAATCCTCGGACATCGagtagagtgccctaaccacctggccatgccggttctCTCAGTTTGGAGCAAATtgtgtatattgtaaatataaagtcacatttgaaagtttcataatTTCAAACTCAGATGGCAAAATGTAGAAACTTTTTAGAAGCAGGGCACTTTATGTGTGGGtttatttttatcacagcaaAAATGCATGAATAATATTCATATTGCACTATACTAATAAAgagtttaaataaaagaaacaacatgtAAGTACAACAGTTTCAACTACTGTAAGAATTAAACAAAACAGAATCCAAGCCCTTATACGAGTATTGAGACGACAAAGGTTTTAGAAGGTATAACGCAACTTACATtattcaaaatatgttaaatagtGAAACTTGACAGAAAGGAACACTGAGATATTTGTAGTTCGAAATCACACATAAGACATGGCAGTAAAGATGTTACACAGAGTGAAACTAAATAGTTAGATACAAAGAAAAGGCCTGGCTTGTTTACTATAGTTCTTAATTTCACTATAATAACAGCTATAAACTAGGATTGGACAACAGTGAGGAccagaataataaagaaaaaataagtttattgatAGACTAAATTGTTATACTTTCAGTGTTATaagtgtaaaagtaaaataatttactttagagCACCGGTCataactgaagattttgatgtaatGCAAACAACTAAAAATCTGGTTAAATGTAGAAAGTTTTTTGATACACAAAATTATAGATATGGACAGAATACTTTTAAAACGTTGGAAAAGtcctttaaaagtaaaatatcagtTACATATCGTCGACTTTTAGGTTATGCAAACTAAGAGCAATAATGTTGAATCCGTAGAGTTTCTGTTAATGGTTATAAGGGAATAAGGCTTTTAGTGAGAGAGAATTTGGTACAAACTAACTTGAAATTAATGAGAACCGTTGCAGTGGCATAAAATTCCAGGTGAATGGTGTGGTTACAGTCATGAGAGATTTTAATTTTAGGCATATATATTGGGAAACCTTTTATTCATGAAAGGTAGATTTTTTcgttatgtttttttaattgattaaagaaccaACTAGGAACAATACTCAAtactatttcatatttatttttgacttttGATATAG of the Tachypleus tridentatus isolate NWPU-2018 chromosome 13, ASM421037v1, whole genome shotgun sequence genome contains:
- the LOC143238895 gene encoding uncharacterized protein LOC143238895, giving the protein MKFRDVLHLESELLTKMRRNNIWYQGIFLALFTIIGLVNGVEYSIGTDYMTTMKPTKVSSFSLFNDLVSSFLGDKSRLNITNFPTEFQHQQNVADMVSTNFEFQLNTSTASPTTFRTQSSSNSTFSTEFVDESSSSSYFLTTSEALTISTSNNSTTFEAHPTSSQTTFTVKSSSNSISPITSEVQSNLTTTPPATPISQPVSTTISLTTTETHPSSATTLHTTQSHSTTTSQVASEHKPGSTSTLTAPSGVYKKPHITSDNTLIAKDTSESNEIPSIPGIPGIPGKDFPFFGFPLPKTEFRCRKPGYFGDPETRCQMFHICQDFRMDSFLCPNGTVFDQRYQVCNWWFSVRCPVSPSNTI